Within Takifugu rubripes chromosome 20, fTakRub1.2, whole genome shotgun sequence, the genomic segment TAAGTTAAGTCCATATAAGAGAGAGCACTGGTGCCTCCAAACAGAGGTCTGCTGAGGATGCTGTGGAAACGAGGGAGTGAGGTCGGTCCAGAGGCTGGTTTCTTCATGTAATCTCCTCAATTGGGTGGCAAATAGTCTTTAATCAAGCTCAAACTGAtaaatatttttgttgtttttgttgttaattTGGTGCTTTTTCActaattttcatgttttagcATTTTAATGTGTGTATTTGGATGCAGAGTGAATGAGTAACAACCAGGCTGAGTTGGGGAGAACAGAAAGGGGACCTCCTGTGGTTTCTGTCAGGCTCTTTTTGTCTGTGTAACCTTAGGGAGGGTGTCGGATTATTCACCATTTAAGACGTGGAACAACCATTAGTGTCATGTTCTCTTCCCAAAAAGCTCCTTCCTTACTGCTGCCATTTCCTTTCTTATATTAATGCGAGTTCAAATGTATGTTTTTCCTGTTtagagatttatttttatatgaaGGTCATCTGCCATATCAGTGCATATGCATTGGCTCATACTGTCAGAAATTAATACCGGTAACTCCTCTGCCTCTTGttaaagatttatttcattGTGAAATATTGCGTAATGACTAATATTTAGTTGCCAGGCCAGTGAGTCTGCATAAGTATTACTACAACAAACTCTCTTGAActgttttcttgtttattcaaataaaataaagcaatcCAGTGTAAACCACTTGGCTATGTTCTTCTATCCCTcccaaatatttaaaatcacatgtatttgttatttcTTTGGTTGCGAACCTGCAAAACAATGTTCATGTATGGCTTtaaattttattcatttcaaacCTCAGCCATAAAGCAATCATTTCAAGACTGTCTTTTCAATGTTTGTGACAGATTGCACATAGAAGAATACTTTTATTCtgcacagcagcaaaaaaatgCTGATACTATTGGCCACTAAAACACAAACCTTTGGTTTGACTGTGTCATGAATCAACCCTAAatgttatatattatataataatattgcTGAAATTTTGATTTTCAGTGACAGAACATCTGGGATGAACAACAAACACATAGGCAATGAACAAATCAATATATTAGGCATTAGTTGTAGTTCCATGTGGCCATTGATGATTCAATAATATGATTTCAATAATATTAGAGATGGTTGATGTACACAAACCAATCCAAGACATTTCCACATGGCTAAACCGTGATAAAACCACGTTCTGACTGATGTTGCAGATGTTAGAGTTATCTTCAAGTGTCCGAAATACTCTCAGTTACTTTAAATGTCCTGCAGCCATTCAGTCAGGCTCTTTTACTTCTTGATCTGTCTGGaaccatccttccatccatccttcactTCATTCACAAATGTGTCTTTGACCCTCCGGATGCGGCCCCCAATTTGCCCCAGGTCACCGGGCACTTTGCCGACCTCCTCTCGGACCTGCTGGATTGTCTGTGAACGCATTGCCCGCTGCGAGGCGTCCCGACCGGCTATCTGAGCCTTGGTGATGGCATAAGCGGTGATCTGGGCCGCTCTGCGGATGGGCCGAGACTCCGCCAACTTCTCAACGACGCGGAGGTTGTTAATAAGGCTGAAGATCAAACGAGACAGCATTTTGTTGAAACAGGACTCACACTGACAAGTTATCCGGACAGCAGCGCTTTATGTCCTGTAATGACACGAAGGTTCACCATCAGTAAGTCATACAAAGGCGTATTATAGTACCACATATGTCAAATTTCTCATCCAAGtcataataaataaaagcttaacTCACATAACCTCAACCAGGTGACCGCTGGGCCTCCGTCAATGGCGTAACGCGTTGAATAAACTGAAGTTAGCATTGTATTCGACAATTCTCTTCTTCCCGAACCGCCGGCGACTTAATGCGCACTGCTGCCACCTACAGGACTGGATGTGGTCCTTACCTTGTTAGGTTCTGAACTCCCATGAGTTATTCATTCACCATTTATAATCTTTTTCCAAATGATTGTTAAAAGTGGAATTTCATGCTAATTTGATTTATTGTACTCGTTAAAATTATAATAACGTTCAAAAGGCCAAGTTATTGCGTATTTGAGAACAAAATTGAAGTGATATTTTAATAGGAATATTAGCCAAATGTGGACATACAGTAGGGTCTTCCCTGGGGCACTAAATTAGGTCAGGAGAAAGTATTTTTTGAACGATTTTGCAAGCTGGCGAAACAAGTTGGGAAGAAGACCTGAAGATGGCAGTAATACAaatccagagaagaagaagaaaaagaaaaagaagaagaagaagaaatacatCCGGATCACGATGAACGTACTTCCGCTTTCGGGACAGATTTCCATACAAAAATTCACCGCACTGAAGTCAGACATTACATTTGATCGACTTTCGTAGAACACGGGCTTTACCTGTTAAACAATCAGCTGACAAATAGTGGGACTGCAGCCATGCGTATTTTGGTTTTGCTTACCGTCGCCGTACTGTCGCTATGTGCAGTGACGGTAAAGGGAGCcgagaagaagaagctgcagatcGGCATTAAAAAACGGGTGGATCATTGTACCACCAAGTCGCGTAAAGGAGATGTGTTGAATATGCACTACACCGGCAAACTGGAGGACGGCACCGAGTTTGACAGCAGTATCTCCCGCGACAAACCATTTACATTCACCCTTGGCAAAGGCCAGGTGATCAAAGGGTGGGACCAGGGCCTGCTGGGGATGTGTGAGGGCGAGAAGAGG encodes:
- the fkbp2 gene encoding peptidyl-prolyl cis-trans isomerase FKBP2, translating into MRILVLLTVAVLSLCAVTVKGAEKKKLQIGIKKRVDHCTTKSRKGDVLNMHYTGKLEDGTEFDSSISRDKPFTFTLGKGQVIKGWDQGLLGMCEGEKRKLVIPADLGYGDRGAPPKIPGGATLIFEVELLSIERWAEL